AAGGCATTCGGCCAGGAACCGGACGCACATCTTGTTGGCCGCGCCTTCGACCGGCGGGGCCTTGAGTTTGATCTTCAGTGCATCCCCGTGGCGTCCCACGATCTGATTTTTCGACGCCCGCGGTTGTACGTAGACCTTGAATGCCAATCCGCGGTCGGGACCGCCCGGCCTCACCCGGCCACCTCCCTTTCCAGGACCGCTTTTATGAAACCAGGCGGCCGGACGATGCGGCCGTCGGCATTCACAAAGGCGTGCTTTGTGAATCCCTTGACCAGGTTCTCCCCGGACTCGGCCCTGAAGATGCGGTACTCGAACTTCATGCCGGCCCGGAAGGAGGTGTCCACCGAGGTTTCGATGGTGATAACGTCATCGTACGCCGCGGACGCCAAATACTTGCAGTAGGCTTCCGAAACCGGCATGATATACCCTTTCTCCTCGATGGCCTTGTAACTCAGGCCATAGGACCTGAACATTTCAGTCCGACCGACCTCGAACCATTTCAGGTAGTTGGCGTGGTAGGCAACCCCCATGTTGTCGGTGTCGGCGTAAATGACGCGGTAATTGGTCTGGTGAAATTTCATGGGTTCAGCATCTCTTCCATCACGGCTTGCAGTTCATCGTAGCTGTAGGTGGCCGGCAGCTCCGGGTACTCGTCGCGGACACTATCCGGCGGGTTGAACAGAATGCCCTGTTCGGCCTCCTTGAGCATGGTGATGTCGTTGTAGGAATCGCCCACGGCGATAATTTCGTATTCGAGCTGCTTGAGGCTCAGGACGGTTTGGCGCTTTCCATCCTTCTGGCGCAGGTTGTAATCGACGACTGCGCCTTCCCGGTCCACCGTCAGGGAGTTGCAGAACAGTGTCGGCCACCCCAGCTTCTTCATCAGGGGCTTGGCGAACTCCACGTAGGTGTCGGAAACGACGATCACCTGCGTTCGTGAACGCATCCACTCCAGGAATTCGAAGGCGCCCGGCAGCGGTTCCATGGTTTGAATCACGTCGGTGATGTCTTTGAGCTTCAAGCCGTTCGCCTTGAGAATGCCCAGGCGCTTTTGCATTAAAACGTCG
This genomic interval from Deltaproteobacteria bacterium contains the following:
- the thrH gene encoding bifunctional phosphoserine phosphatase/homoserine phosphotransferase ThrH, coding for MEIICCDMEGIFTPEIWIKVAEKTGIEDLRLTTRDISDYDVLMQKRLGILKANGLKLKDITDVIQTMEPLPGAFEFLEWMRSRTQVIVVSDTYVEFAKPLMKKLGWPTLFCNSLTVDREGAVVDYNLRQKDGKRQTVLSLKQLEYEIIAVGDSYNDITMLKEAEQGILFNPPDSVRDEYPELPATYSYDELQAVMEEMLNP
- a CDS encoding DUF167 domain-containing protein; the protein is MRPGGPDRGLAFKVYVQPRASKNQIVGRHGDALKIKLKAPPVEGAANKMCVRFLAECLGLPKSKVEIKSGHSSRTKLLLATPREGSDREKERRRLDALIQSWMK
- a CDS encoding acyl-CoA thioesterase, which gives rise to MKFHQTNYRVIYADTDNMGVAYHANYLKWFEVGRTEMFRSYGLSYKAIEEKGYIMPVSEAYCKYLASAAYDDVITIETSVDTSFRAGMKFEYRIFRAESGENLVKGFTKHAFVNADGRIVRPPGFIKAVLEREVAG